tacttactcgctatattacaaacaaacctaaatttacaaaatgataataaactcacctctctccagctccaaaaattaaatagtcatgccaaacaccaatacaataaaaccacctcccaactcccacgcaatcatccgcaaataaaccatctcaatacacataatagcaaaccatacatcacctaatcataaatactaagcttccagccctaacacacactcgtctgccatcactccgcatttataccagtcaccaatacaatacaaaatgataatcaattacaacttcaactccacctaataaaacacctcaagacaattattcaaacaaaaaaCACCACTTCTCCAGTCTTATCCCTTTCCACACTTAaaatctattcttacttctagtagttatcgacctctcatcccttatctccatataccgttccatgtcctctgtatcttccatccctttacgtacttttccccatatgtcttttaagctcctacttctgactttactcataatttttttaccttcctgtcgatctgtctcctcgtgCCCTTTCTTGTCCACCTTCCtctgtcctttcttgctcactgcaacactacactctactctcccagtttcttgctgctcactctcaccgccCACTTCActacccctttgttcttcagcctctctcctgccttgtccgtccactgctctttccttacctttgttcatacttccacttagcacctcgccctgtctctcttgacacttttccgtactacttcctataattacacttacactgttacttcttgtattttgtctATCCTCTCTACTGCTCGctgcactgctcccttcttcttcagcccgctttgacttcatctctaagtccatactaatactgatatcactcctcacttccctacctttcgttgcactactcactttttcttcgtcttcttttatcctcctgtctaagtcaatcagtccatttacagtccagattttcttccaatttctgcctgctaccactagctcttgccctttaatagtcgctctcaaaccttgattAATTGCACgcatcttgtgttttctaagtattttctcgttcctaatcgtctcccatccaacgtctctcttgatccatattttctctctctgcatattactcgcacttcttaccacagcatcagccatcaacgtagaaaacagttctagtttgataggccttttgcccctaatttttcccaccctctgcacatcatctatatctacttcactaaaattatgtttcaacttcccctgtattaagtccacaactttgtaagttgtcagtactttgtcttctctcaactcttccggcacaccatagataaataagcacttctttcttcgatataaagtattggcttccacttctattttcagcttcaagttctccttttctattcgtcctattttttcccttaatgctgccacttctccggtgttatgtctcacttgtgctgttatgtcttccgttttttctcttaaccatacctccattttttcaaatttcctggtttgttccttaatcatatttttaatttgctcaaaagggccaacttcttccaccacctcttttacggctcttttgaatgcgtccatattctCCCTTTCTTCATTcctactaggggtcgggcctgggttcaattcgacccccccaatacatagcaaaattataatcaccgccgctgatagcagtaattcaccttttctctccaaatccctataacaccttcctaatttcatttcttctttcttcattcttccctgccatcttcctaccgtcgccctgtactgctctatactaatcattgtcggcacacttctccacagcCTTCCAGCTCtaggcactttcacccacacctcccactcccgggaccctccgctcaacgcgacctcactcgtccgtggcttaggcaagactgaggatacgagttagtgactcgaatgcctcagttccTAAGTTTAAAGAGTTCCTTGTACAGACAGAggagtaaagcacaaggagtgcagaaagaaccaatgcatcgagatgaagtaaatttagctgaagaaactctatgtgggctatgcccgatggcacaaacttattattggctgacgtctgtgaaggcgacagattattgatatttgcgagccctagaggcaaagaaatattaaaacaaaacaaaaacacttcttaaCGAACGGGGCATTTAAGAGTGTCAGTAGCAAAGTGTACACCATTCATGTAGATTTGGGAAGCAACGaagaggagataaatgtaacgcctgctgttttcgcactgcttccaaacTTCCAAACTgccacttatgttcgcctcttcaaaaCATCCTTAATGCaatacctgaatggtcacctgaaatagtaaacatggatttggaggttggagctatcaaagcgatagaagaattatttccaagagtccaagtgcaaggttgttttttccacttaagccaaagtatttggagaaaagtgcaagaaattgggctttcgggtatgtataaaactagccaggaaatcagaaacaccatcaggcagtgtgctgcacttgtattcctcaaaccagaaaaagtagaagacggttggcgacacattcatagcacgctcccggacaatgaaaagttaatcgaGTTTTTTATTACTTTGTTGAGCAATGGCTTAaaaacgtgcatattccgattgaaatgtAGAATTGCCATGGGAATAGGCATAGAACGAATGATTCTGTACAGggttggaaccataagctgaatttgaaatgcggaaaaccacatccccgtgtaagagatttggtgttgtgtttgaaggagtCAAATTTCAGACGAGGAAATTATcgggcagagttgaatttgcaagccacaaaatggaaaagaaaatatgttgcaatggatgacagaatccaaagagcaactcaacagtttgaagagaccggtgatttaacagtatttttaagaaatgtttcgtttgctgtacatattgattagagtataaagAGAATAATACGGTActtcagttaaaagatcaatttgacgaagctacgtgctgattactaaatgacttgtaaataagataaaaattcagttaaaagatcaatttgacgaagtTGCGTGCTGATTAcgaagtgacttgtaaataagatttaaaaaaaaaacagttcatagatgaagcgacatgctgatactattttaagaacttcgtaaatataactcaaaactgattattttgacgaagccACATGCTGATACAGATGCTGACAAGGGgaaagctgcttatgggagctacCGGTCCATGGCGTTAGCCCCCCTCTGTTAGAAGAGCCAATTCATTAAAGAGGGCTCGCactcccggctggcgctaacaatggaccttatctgtttcagtaataaacaaattaatacaattttgctgtagaaaactaagatgaaactcgctcaggtagtgttcggaactgacgggactcgctcaagtagtgtaattggcagatagcCAATTCGCGGAAGCATTCGGAACTCATGGGAATCGGAACTAGTGGAAGGACACGGCAGTGCTGAATAGGTGTGGTAAAACCGGGAACCACCCGGTCCTGCCCCACGTGGTATATCCGGTTTCACCACACTGGTAGTTGTaaggaaacaaaattaaacaatcaaaAATATAATCatatgcccgcctggtggccatgatcgttaaggtattGAAGgctgaggttagccggttcaagtgtcgttggtcgaaaaaatgttcaccatcagaatgttggccggcagggtgggggaggtggtggtatacaatttctaatcactagattgcgtgccaaaagcttggattaaattccaaacctctccgcagtgctcatatggagtgggggcatatgacactgttaatggtgattcgtccgtcggatggggacgttaagccttgagcagaccccttggtgctattcgacaggagtaggctacgtgccggcactggGTTCACCTTCTTATTTCCtagtgtcatatatcacgtcattcatttcatctcattatctcctctgaagaggttgacgttaggaagggcatccggtcataaaaacccgccacgacagatcatctcttctcacctcacctcatacccgaccctgtagagaaatgggacaggagttatacaaacaaacaaacatacaaacaaacaaacactaaaatATAATCATATCGTAAGCCTAAACAAATAAGCTACATGCAATGTACTTAGCTTTACTGTTATTGCTGTAGTACTTCGGTACTAATCGATCCAGCTTAATAGAAAGTTGAAACAAGGAATCACAAATATACAAAAACATTTTTCCCGGCTGAACAAATCTCCACAGTAAAATGGCGAACTCCCCGCAGCTTCACCTTGGTCTTTGTAGTTTTGTTCGGCCGTTAGCAACCAGGTAGCAGCAATAACTGAGCCAGATCTACTGGGATACCTGGTTATGCCCCATTCTCccctactttctcttaaaacaataatcaccaccactatgttCTGCCGCTTTACATGTCTTCTAGTATTTTCTCCTGATCATGACCTCTTTTGTCCCGGAGCAACTACACGTCGAGCATTCTTTGTTTTACATACGAAAAGGAGCATGTGTTCTGATTAATACTATTCGCTCTGACATTTAATGGCCACTAAGGGCTTTAAAAATGCCGGAATGACTAAagttgttatttttttaatttgctttacgtcggacagaCACAGGtattatgacaacgatgggataggaaaggcttaggagtgggaagtaagcggccgtggcctgaaggtacagccccagaatttacctagtgtgaaagtggggaaaccgcggaaaaccatcttcagggttgccgacagtgggattcgaacccactatctcccaaatgcaagctcgcaactgcgcgaccctaacttaTTCGGCAATGACTAAAATAATGTGATTTTCTAACAGAGGAAAGATTGGGCTATTTTTATACGAATAAAAGAAAAACGAGTTTTTGGTTCAAAATCAGTTCATTTCAGTCATATCTCTCCTTACGCCGTATATCAGTCGCGGAATAGGCTACTACTTTCTTACGGGCAGGGTTTCAAAATGTTACTTCACTCCGAGACGCTTGGAAACAATGCACACCTCGCAAAAAGAAAAGGGAAACTGATTAACAATAGCAATGCAGCCAGATTGAAAGTGAACAGATTTCAGAAACCAGAGGAACGTAACGGGTAAGAGGTTCACTAAAGTGAGCGCTGACCAATTCCATTTGCGTGCCGGAAGCGAAAAATAAACTAACTGAAGGTCGCAGTGAACCGAAAACAAGTGACAAGGCACAAAGCGTTAGCAGCTCCTCCAAGAGAAAGGTACGACTCGTGGCCACTGGTGCGCGAAGGAGAGGTCGCAGTAAGTCTCTTCCTGCCGTCTCAAGGTGAGACATTACGTGAACACACTCAAGACGTATAAACGATATTACAACACGTTTCTAAACAAGAAATGTTCACGAAGTGCCTGGCAGGTATTGCCGTAATCCAATGCTTCCCAATTCTTTTCAACTTGCAGAACCTTTCCGAAAGTTCAAGAGTGAGCAAACCCCTTATTAATATACACTACATACTCCGCGAAGAGGTGATactccacgtggcgcgtcccaggtggcggataggggttcctaactggcttgctggcggacttgagggaagtaaaatacctcccgcggaccaaacactcaaccccctgtgggtgggggacgcaggcgaagaatacacccacggtatctcctgcctgtcgtaacaggcgactaaaagggacgatcaagggatgatccaattagaaccatgatactacttgtaattagtaccatcacgcaggaacaccatgggtcgcttttacttgcgcgtagtaccactatattaggtacacaataggtttgtgattagtagcgacagcgtgtgctcaggatgcattttacagtacctgtgattcgtgccACTATAGGAGCgccaccatgggtgagcgacaccatggttctgcctttgcctatgattagtacccactatgtgaggaacaccacgggatagtgcgagtccctgtggttagaccacttacgtgaggaacaccatcggtttgcgttgcctgtataggtttgcgttgcctgtaaatagcgacacaatgtgcgaaacaccataggtttgtgttacatgtgccaatttcattacctgtgagtaggaccatcatgtgtggaataccgcgagactacgctacttttgattagtactgcaccatgacaaataccatggttctactttcctagcaataagtaccattatgaggggccgatgagctggattttggacccctttagactacaagcatcattgattcaatattgtgctttagaagcagtcccttggtcagtaatacaattgttTACCGCTAGTTTCTGTGAATGTGGAACTGTGCGcgtctgatccactgattgttttaaattcacatccatccaatccaatccaatccaatccaatccaatcccatccatccatcgtcctcacgttctgaattctggtcagtggaggattatggctTTTTAactgtccttacatttcgtctcatttcgtaccatttggggccgatgacctagatgttaggcccctttaaacaacaagcatcgttatcatcatcattaatataCATACtatcgaaaccgtttattgcgacatcgcttttaacgacgtagtGGATATAACGGCGAGATGTAGtcgtcccgtctaaatcctatttttattttatgaaaataatatttcctctcgtgcagaggctgccttgcaacaaggtatacttttacattcatttttagaagGTATGGTAAtataattgtaacaatgatttttTAGAATTATCAATGAACCCCTTAAGGCTAACGTTGTAACTGACAGACATAAATCTTTCCAAAAATTGGCGTCAAAAAcaggaattgttcccctcgctccaAACATCAGACCCACCAGGTCGACTTCCTATAGCTGGTATTTCTCCCGGTAGTAAGGAagtgaaaacctacagcctgttttccagtcattgaccaggtcagggatgaaatgaatgaagcagatataggctattagtacgatggggtcgccactgccaAAGTGATTTATAAAcgactgatagatgatatgaaatgagaatgtttctggaatgaaagatgacagggaaaaccggagtacccgcagaaaaacctgtcccgcctccgctttgtccagcaaaaatctcacatggagtgaccaggatttgaaccacgatatccagcggcgagaggccgacgcgctgccgtctgagccacggaggctcttagtaaggaattgttggtaggtaaatattccttttctcgagGTTGACATCCGAGGGCTGCGACTACGGCTTTCAAAGCGAATAGTGGGATCGATGATGTAACCCATCTTCTTATTCTTGAATGTAATGATGTCGAttcttctgtggcttccgttgtccgctaagccatgaacctcttcaagtACCTGGAAATCTTTCAGCGTTGTtgcaattaacgagcggatgttatgatgatgcgtatcccagaacatgcgcaagagtttcaatctccttgaggcagtgCCTACAAACGGAATCGTTTTGAGATTTTCCTGGTATCGATCTAattgctgaaatgtttgctgtcatcttaattgcctcacgccattcactacatgacaagccttgatggtctcgaagcCAGGGATTGGGAGGGGTATATTCATTGTgtaaacatacacctcttcctttctactgcaagttacaccactcactgaatgccttTCCTCTCTGAACACTTCTCACTTTTCTGGCGTCAGTTATTTCTAAGCGAGGATGTAGCAAATCGttagatggagggacattgagggattgtagtgagagagttatttcttctttcagatttcttatAGCATGGATGCATTCGTCATCTGAGCTTAGTAGTACCATACAGATGTCAATGTGCTGAAGATGCGCTTCACAAGTGGCGCAGAAGAGTTCCggtatttaaaaaatcgcttattacgacatattgtATAAAAAGGCGCATTTTTATCACATTCTCAGATAAATCTATCGActgtaacgtccaatgttgatttttatttgttacaaGTTTGAAGAGtgctaaaaacaatgaaaaacttattttcaaactcttgttttcggTAGATTGTAAATTTCAAAGCAGTGTAACACTATCTGTAAATTAGTTAAGggaagcatcgctgtgaagatatcatcatcatcatcatcatcatcatcatcatcatcatcatcatcatcatctactaaaggcaatgccttgtcgctgtagccacatctgacgatcttctgctagcctcttcatgttgctatatgaaccacatgccagttcaccgacggagttcttggtcgtcccctgggtagACACCCAGTACTTTACTTtcagtgatggtttggagaagagtcatgtctcagtacgtgtccaaagaACTTTGTTTTCCTTCGATCCTCCTTTACATTCTTTAAAACGGTCATTTGTGTTTTATCTGTCCAACTTGTTTTCGTAATTCTTTTTCTTAGtcagcagcctcaagttttgtttcttcctgtttctcgAATGTCCTAGTTTTGCACCCATACAGTAGCACATTCCAAACGaagatcttgagaaatgattttctggtctccaaactgagatggttgtttagcaataagttttcttattttataaggcttgttttgctaccactattctttgcttgatttctgaaagggatctgttatcagaggtaGATACACTACTCAAATAGGgaaattctgtgacttgttctattgGTGCGTTATTTTTCATTGTTTTCTGCCTGTAGGCTTCTTTtcgtctactatcatgaattttattttgtttatattcatttttagtttaaatttttctaaggatttgttgaatgtccTTAGCATCTTACACATATCCttttttcagaattagctaagggagcaatgtcatccgcaaagcggatactgtgcacTTGAATgccattaaaattcacccctttagtgTGCTCTTTAATTTCTCCAACTGCGTTTTCTATAAACAAgttaaagagatatggtgacagtgggcagccttgtcgcactcctcttctattttttgcttctcttgtagtaccattaatattaacttccgtggTTTGAGCTTTATATAGATTCAGAATAAGGTGCCTGTCTTTCCAGTCAAGTTCCATATTTCTTATTACTTGAAAAAGCAATTTCCACTCAACATTATCAAGGGCATTTTACAAGTCAATAAATGCTACGTTTCCTCTTAACGTCTATCCTTTCCAGAATTTTACGTAGTACTAATATAGCCTCTCTAGTTCCTTTCTGTGTTCTAAAGCCATATTGATCGTTTTCCAATTGTTGTTCTATTTTCCTGCTAATTATTCTTTAATGATAAGTAAAATCTTAGAAAACGTGAGAAAGGAACGCTAATGTTCTATAATTCGAACAATCGCATGCATTTCCTttttttagtgggggggggggagtgtaattCTTCTACTTTTAATCAGTTGGTAAGGTTCCTTGTTCGTAGCATTCAGTAATCACTTCAAACATACCATTTTTCatagcttttttttgctagttgctttacgtcgcagcgacacagataggtcttatggcgacgatgggacaggaaagggctaggactgggaaggaagtggccgtggccttaattaaggtacatttgcctggtgttaaaatgggaaaacacggaaaaccattttcagggctgccgacagtggggttcgaacctactatctcccgaatactggatactggccgcacttaagcgactgcagctatcgagctcggtttttcataGCATCATGACAGTTTTTCAAGAGTTCTGCTGGAATGGCATCCACACCAGTGGCTTTGTTCTGTTTTAGTTTAGAGTGTGTTGTATCGAACTCTGCTGTAGTGTTGGCGTTCCTCTGTCGACTTCTTGAACTGAAGATGTCGCAAGTGTTGAATTTCGAAGAAAAGTCAatcataatatggcgattacaaaatgcgGAAGCAAACGAAAGCATCGCGAAGAAATATTGtttgtatcacactcaacgatgtctacaatttggaaggataaAAGAGAACAACTCATTTGTTAACCAAGACCATGCGCGACATTACTGATCAATTTACATGGTTGcttcttctttcctcacttatgTTACATTTTGTtggcatattattgctgtacgtactgtgcaGACAATAGAAGAAAATTTCCTCTCCACTAACACTATATTGCAactacagtacttatttcacttaagttttaactttattctgttaattaaacaTGCAAGTGTGGAAcataaaacttacagatatgacacttTTTGCAACAAAAACAAAGGggccggtttgtgcgactatcaccAATAACAACCGTTAATTGGACGTCCCTTCGGAGACGTTACAACCAGTTTAGAGTGTAACATTTAACAACTTTAAATTAACCCTAGTTGCTGTCGTAAACTAATAGGCTTCTAAACGCAAAAACTAAAAATATTGAGACTACacaagttctaataataataataataataataataataataataataataataataatatagcttaggcggcagcgtgcaggcctctcaccgctgggttccgtggttcaaatcccggtcactccatgtgagttttgtgctggacaaagcggaggcaggacaggtttttctccgggtactccgcttttccccgtcatctttcattccagcaacactctccagtatcatttcatttcatctgtcagtcattaatcattgcaccagaggagtgtgacaggcttcggccgccggcaccattcctatcctcgctgcaagatgggggcttcattcattacaatcacCCTGTGAATTATAATCGAATCTACTTCCTGTAACTAAGTAGAAAGAAATGGACACATTATCTTCAATCCACATGAGGTCATagttgcttctcctcttcctcttcttattcttcttttactttccctaaatgcagatcagtattgattgattgattgattgattgattgattgattgattgattgattgattgtcctgtTTCatgggtgcctttcctgacgctaatcCTAACCGGAGAGAGGTCTTCATTAACCAATTATCACTGACCTGCGTTTAGGCCTGCTGCCTAGGTGACCGATTCCCTATcggttgcttacctagtctttacCTAAAtagtttcaaagaagttggaaatttatcgaacatctcccgtcATAAATTATTCTAGTCTTTAATTCCTCGTCCTAtgaacggatatttgccccaatttgtcctctgaattCCAATCTCATCTTCGTATTATGATTTTTCCGGTGGGAAACTCTGTTTTtctggtagtagtggtggtggttatttttgttCTAAGAGAAGTGTGTTCTTCCATCGAGTTTTCAAAAAAACCTTAGTTATCTTACACTCATAACAATTAGTGATGCACTGGGTGTGTTCTCAAAGACGTGAGCTTATTGTTGATACTGCAGTATGGAGCGTGTATGTATGGATATTATATTTTTAGTCGGTGTCTCAACTAATAAAAAAATTGGCAATCTTTCgaaattcatttatttcatttgtttatttcatttcatttcatttcatttcatttattttagaCCCATGTGGAAATGGAAAGAAAATTTTACTGTGGAGTCTGAGTGATCTAAGTCTGTGCATTACATTCCGGAGAAAATCAACACAACAGCAAGTTTGTTTAGATCAGTTTATGTGGTGGCTAAACAGAACTTGTCATGCAAAAGTTACTTTCCGGTAAATGTACTGCAAATGTTTCAGTTGGTTAATgaatgtaatgaaaatccacagcctgtttccagtcattcgaccgggtcaagaatggagttaatgaagctcccatctaacggcgaggatattgtaattgtgccggctgccgaagcctggcgcaCTTCTCagcggcagtgattaatgactgacagatgaaatgaaatgatattggagtgtgttgctgggatgaaagatgactgAGAAAACCGGAGcgcccgcttccgctttgtccaacataaatctcacatggagtgaccgggatttgaaccacggaatctagcGTTGAGAGgatggcgcgctgctgcctgagatACGGAGGCTTCACTCTGATAATCCTTGTCAGAATAGTATTAAGTTCATGACAGACGAAAGTACAATAATTTCAAACAGAATTTGTTTAAGCATTTACATCTTtcttttgaagacgttgcttgtaATTGGTCTTTTGTATTCACTATCGCGTATTTctatggcggttggtagtgtagtctgaTGTGTTGTGTGGATACGCATGGGAGATTATTGCGACAAACACGAACAACCAGTCCCCAGCTCAGAGGAAGTAACCATACCCAATAAAAATCCCCGATCAGGTCGAGAATCGAACCTTGGACCTTCTAAACCGAAGACTTTGGCGCTGACCAATCAGTCAGGAAGCCGTTCTAGATGTTTCAGgtgtaagttaataataataataataataataataataataataataataataataataataataataataataattgtaccgggaggtacacctcaaccccgcacatttaaaagaagcgcctaaAGCAACGCTGTCTATCGAACAactcttgaaacagctaatgcataaagttgggacgtTAATAAGAacatgtcactactgaataattgagtaatatgttattttaaagtttcctaaactgactggatttatttgttttgttttgttttggtgtacatcaagaagtttgaacttttttttttcatagaCATGTctataaaaactgaggtcatgcactctggtgcaaggtggaataattaatgatttgaagaagttctgtgttcataggttttcgcaactaaattgactttcatttattttgatacttcaaggtttgcaacacttccttctcttcccgccagcttttgagtctggccaatcacaaattttctctaattatttttcagccaattataggcttcttgtaggtttttggttagccaataaaaaggagagggtgtgtccggatttagtccagatccttctcgaaccctcccctcgggtataaaagctgcgactttctcaagctaccttgtcttatagatcgtcgtGTTACttagagtgtgtgttaagacaggaggcggggtgcctcattcttcggcaggcagaacatcagcccaggtaatggccaccagttttatatctccgcagacttacccgagaggaaggttctaatttctaactat
The Anabrus simplex isolate iqAnaSimp1 chromosome 3, ASM4041472v1, whole genome shotgun sequence genome window above contains:
- the LOC137499039 gene encoding uncharacterized protein — translated: MISIEQYRATVGRWQGRMKKEEMKLGRCYRDLERKGELLLSAAVIIILLCIGGVELNPGPTPSRNEERENMDAFKRAVKEVVEEVGPFEQIKNMIKEQTRKFEKMEVWLREKTEDITAQVRHNTGEVAALREKIGRIEKENLKLKIEVEANTLYRRKKCLFIYGVPEELREDKVLTTYKVVDLIQGKLKHNFSEVDIDDVQRVGKIRGKRPIKLELFSTLMADAVVRSASNMQREKIWIKRDVGWETIRNEKILRKHKMRAINQGLRATIKGQELVVAGRNWKKIWTVNGLIDLDRRIKEDEEKVSSATKGREVRSDISISMDLEMKSKRAEEEGSSAASSREDRQNTRSNSVSVIIGSSTEKCQERQGEVLSGSMNKGKERAVDGQGRREAEEQRGSEVGGESEQQETGRVECSVAVSKKGQRKVDKKGHEETDRQEGKKIMSKVRSRSLKDIWGKVRKGMEDTEDMERYMEIRDERSITTRSKNRF